The following are from one region of the Cloacibacterium sp. TD35 genome:
- a CDS encoding acyl-CoA dehydrogenase family protein, protein MSTLKGGEFLIKEIEAKNIFTMEDFSEEQKMLRDSAKEFIDKVVVPNKERFEKKDYGFTEECMKQIGEMGFLGIAVPENYGGLGLGFVSTMIACDYLSGATGSLATAYGAHTGIGTLPILLYGTEEQKQKYLPDLAAGTKFGAYCLTEPDAGSDANSGKTRAKLSEDGKHYIINGQKMWISNAGFADTFTFFAKIDDDKNITGFVVNRSELENPESLTFGEEEHKLGIRASSTRQVFFNDMKVPVECLLGERNNGFKIALNALNVGRIKLAAACLDAQRRVFNLSVNYANERKQFNTPISTFGAIRKKLAEMATATFVSEAGSYRAAQDIQDKIDALVAGGMNHQEAELKGVEEFAVECSILKVYVSDIAQKATDEGIQIFGGMGFSEDTPMEAAWRDARISRIYEGTNEINRLLSVGMLIKRAFKGEIDLMSPAMAVGKELMGIPSFETPDYSEFMSEEKAIIANLKKVFLMVSGAALKKFMMEIEKQQHLLINASEILNQIYMAESAILRVEKNFGPDSIEASMAQLNLYKAVEAVITAAKEGIISFADGDEQRMMLSGLRRFTKYTNQPNVIALTEKIAKHFVEKNSY, encoded by the coding sequence ATGAGCACATTAAAAGGAGGAGAATTCCTAATAAAAGAAATAGAAGCTAAGAATATCTTCACTATGGAAGATTTTTCTGAGGAACAAAAAATGCTTCGCGACTCTGCAAAAGAATTTATTGACAAAGTTGTAGTTCCTAACAAAGAAAGATTCGAGAAAAAAGACTACGGTTTCACAGAAGAATGTATGAAACAAATCGGTGAAATGGGATTCTTAGGAATCGCAGTTCCTGAAAATTACGGAGGTCTTGGTTTAGGTTTTGTATCTACTATGATTGCTTGTGATTACCTATCTGGTGCAACTGGTTCATTAGCAACTGCTTATGGCGCGCACACAGGTATTGGTACTCTTCCTATCCTATTGTACGGAACTGAAGAACAAAAACAAAAATATTTACCAGATTTAGCAGCTGGAACTAAATTTGGAGCATACTGTCTTACTGAGCCAGATGCTGGTTCTGATGCAAACTCTGGAAAAACAAGAGCTAAATTGTCTGAAGACGGTAAACATTATATCATCAATGGACAAAAAATGTGGATTTCTAACGCAGGTTTCGCAGATACATTCACATTCTTTGCTAAAATCGATGATGATAAAAATATCACTGGTTTCGTAGTAAACAGAAGCGAACTAGAAAATCCTGAAAGCCTTACTTTCGGCGAAGAAGAGCATAAGTTAGGAATTAGAGCTTCTTCTACTCGTCAGGTTTTCTTCAATGATATGAAAGTTCCTGTAGAATGTCTTCTTGGCGAAAGAAACAATGGTTTCAAAATTGCTTTAAATGCATTGAATGTTGGTAGAATTAAATTGGCTGCTGCTTGTTTAGATGCACAGAGAAGAGTTTTCAACCTTTCAGTAAATTATGCCAACGAAAGAAAACAGTTCAATACGCCAATTTCTACTTTCGGAGCAATTAGAAAAAAATTAGCGGAAATGGCTACTGCTACTTTCGTTTCAGAAGCTGGTTCTTACAGAGCGGCTCAAGATATTCAAGATAAAATAGATGCTTTAGTTGCTGGTGGTATGAACCATCAAGAAGCTGAATTAAAAGGTGTAGAAGAATTCGCAGTAGAATGTTCTATTCTTAAAGTTTATGTTTCAGACATCGCTCAAAAAGCTACAGATGAAGGAATTCAAATCTTCGGTGGAATGGGATTCTCTGAAGATACACCAATGGAAGCAGCTTGGAGAGATGCTAGAATTTCTAGAATTTATGAAGGTACTAACGAAATCAACAGACTTCTTTCTGTAGGAATGTTGATTAAGAGAGCTTTCAAAGGCGAAATTGATTTAATGTCTCCTGCAATGGCAGTTGGTAAAGAATTAATGGGTATTCCTTCTTTCGAAACTCCTGACTATTCAGAATTTATGTCAGAAGAAAAAGCAATTATCGCTAATCTTAAGAAAGTATTCTTAATGGTTTCTGGTGCTGCTCTTAAGAAATTTATGATGGAGATTGAAAAACAACAACACTTGTTAATCAATGCTTCAGAAATTTTAAACCAAATTTACATGGCTGAATCTGCTATTTTAAGAGTTGAGAAAAACTTCGGTCCAGATTCTATAGAAGCTTCAATGGCTCAATTAAACCTTTACAAAGCGGTAGAAGCTGTAATTACAGCTGCTAAAGAAGGAATTATTTCTTTCGCTGATGGAGATGAGCAAAGAATGATGCTTTCTGGTTTAAGAAGATTTACAAAATACACCAACCAGCCAAACGTAATCGCGTTAACTGAGAAAATTGCTAAGCATTTTGTAGAGAAAAATTCTTACTAA
- a CDS encoding iron ABC transporter permease, whose product MNNKTFKTILIFLFSLVVITILINLNIGFIKLGLADFVDANAQNSQIAELRINRVLAMFLAGVSIPTSGFLLQEYFQNPLAGPSVLGITSVASLSVAFYIFFSQDFILPEFLQNGFISISAILGSLLLMTILLVFSKKFQDKSYLIIFGFLVSALAGAVISILQLYAENQSLKNYILWSFGANNQVTRNQLWVLLIVVLVGLFLSFKSIKPLIGNSLGNQYAKSLGVNLEQLKYFVIIASSLLSASVTAFLGPILFIGIVVPHFSRMIYSPAKLWQQWILNMILGVFIMEFFSIISEISQFPINVITSLFGVPVILMMILKKK is encoded by the coding sequence GTGAACAATAAAACCTTCAAAACCATTCTTATTTTCCTATTTTCATTGGTGGTGATTACGATTCTCATCAATTTAAATATAGGCTTTATAAAACTAGGTTTAGCAGATTTTGTTGACGCTAATGCTCAGAACTCACAAATTGCAGAACTCAGAATTAATCGTGTTTTAGCAATGTTTTTAGCAGGAGTTTCTATTCCTACTTCTGGATTTCTTTTACAAGAATATTTTCAAAATCCATTAGCGGGACCTTCGGTTCTTGGTATTACTTCTGTCGCCAGTTTAAGTGTTGCTTTTTACATCTTTTTTTCTCAAGATTTTATCTTACCAGAGTTTTTGCAAAATGGTTTTATTAGTATTTCTGCAATTCTTGGAAGCCTACTTTTAATGACCATTTTATTGGTTTTTTCTAAAAAATTTCAAGATAAATCATATCTGATTATTTTCGGTTTCTTGGTTTCTGCTTTAGCCGGAGCAGTAATTTCTATTCTACAGTTATATGCAGAAAACCAAAGTTTAAAAAACTATATTTTATGGAGTTTTGGCGCAAATAATCAGGTGACAAGAAATCAACTTTGGGTGCTGTTAATTGTAGTATTAGTTGGTCTGTTTTTAAGTTTCAAAAGCATAAAACCGCTCATCGGGAATAGTTTAGGAAATCAATATGCTAAAAGTTTAGGTGTAAATTTAGAGCAGCTGAAATATTTTGTTATCATAGCTTCTTCCCTACTTTCTGCTTCTGTTACTGCTTTTTTAGGGCCTATTTTGTTTATAGGAATAGTAGTTCCTCATTTTAGCAGAATGATTTATTCGCCTGCGAAATTGTGGCAACAGTGGATTTTGAATATGATTTTGGGAGTTTTTATTATGGAGTTTTTCTCTATTATTTCAGAGATTTCCCAATTCCCAATTAATGTCATTACCAGTTTGTTCGGAGTTCCAGTTATTCTGATGATGATTTTGAAGAAAAAATAA
- a CDS encoding MarR family winged helix-turn-helix transcriptional regulator encodes METKTKEKVENVDLMLKSVWLTVSKMYSEQASMHNSTAVQALTLLKIDPKEGTRSTNLGPKMAIEPTSLTRIIKLLEDNGYIYKEKTTSDKREVIIKLTDKGLKSRNLSKEVVVGFNKKVLEKIDPEKFAVFKEVMGDILKIANDMNNKK; translated from the coding sequence ATGGAAACTAAGACTAAAGAGAAAGTAGAAAATGTAGACTTAATGCTTAAATCAGTTTGGTTGACAGTCAGTAAAATGTACTCCGAACAAGCTTCTATGCATAATTCTACTGCTGTACAAGCTTTAACACTACTTAAAATCGATCCTAAAGAAGGAACAAGAAGTACCAATCTTGGTCCTAAAATGGCTATTGAGCCCACTTCTTTGACTAGAATAATTAAGCTTTTAGAAGATAATGGTTATATCTACAAAGAAAAAACAACTTCTGATAAAAGAGAAGTAATTATTAAACTTACAGACAAAGGACTTAAATCTAGAAACCTTTCAAAAGAGGTGGTTGTAGGATTTAATAAAAAAGTGTTAGAAAAAATAGACCCAGAGAAATTTGCTGTTTTCAAAGAAGTCATGGGAGATATTTTGAAAATTGCTAATGATATGAACAATAAAAAATAA
- a CDS encoding thiolase family protein, with product MSKTAYIVAGYRTAVGKAPKGSLRFTRPDVMAAKVIEKLMADLPQLDKDRIDDLIVGNAMPEAEQGLNVARLISLMGLNTDKVPGVTVNRYCASGSEAIAIASAKIQAGMADCIIAGGAESMSFIPMGGYKPVPESHYAKSHPDYYWGMGYTAEEVAKQYKITREEQDQFAFESHQKALKAIAEGKFAKSIVPIPVEYNFLDENQKVQTKKFDFSVDEGPRADTSVEGLAKLRPVFAAGGSVTAGNSSQMSDGAAFVVVMSEEMVKELNLEPIARLVSYAAVGLEPRIMGVGPIYAIPKALKQAGLSLQDIGLIELNEAFASQSVAIKKELDLNPEILNVNGGAIALGHPLGCTGTKLTVQLLDEMKLRGVKYGMVSMCVGTGQGAASVIELL from the coding sequence ATGTCAAAAACAGCATATATAGTAGCAGGTTACAGAACAGCGGTGGGTAAAGCTCCGAAAGGAAGTTTAAGATTTACCAGACCAGATGTAATGGCTGCAAAGGTTATAGAAAAATTGATGGCAGATTTGCCTCAGCTAGATAAAGATAGAATCGACGATTTAATCGTAGGAAATGCAATGCCAGAAGCAGAACAAGGCTTAAACGTTGCTCGTTTGATTTCTTTAATGGGATTAAATACTGATAAAGTTCCAGGAGTTACCGTAAACAGATATTGTGCATCTGGTTCTGAAGCAATTGCGATTGCATCTGCAAAAATTCAGGCAGGAATGGCAGATTGTATTATTGCAGGAGGTGCAGAAAGTATGTCTTTCATTCCAATGGGTGGTTATAAACCAGTTCCAGAAAGTCATTATGCAAAATCTCACCCAGATTATTATTGGGGAATGGGTTACACTGCAGAAGAAGTTGCTAAGCAATATAAAATTACAAGAGAAGAACAAGACCAATTTGCTTTTGAATCTCATCAAAAAGCTTTGAAAGCAATTGCTGAAGGAAAGTTTGCAAAAAGCATCGTTCCAATTCCTGTAGAATATAACTTCTTAGACGAAAACCAAAAAGTTCAAACCAAAAAATTTGATTTCTCTGTAGATGAAGGTCCTAGAGCTGATACTTCTGTTGAAGGTTTGGCAAAATTAAGACCAGTTTTTGCAGCTGGAGGTTCTGTTACCGCAGGAAACTCTTCTCAAATGTCTGATGGTGCTGCTTTCGTAGTAGTAATGTCAGAAGAAATGGTAAAAGAATTAAACCTTGAGCCAATTGCAAGATTAGTTTCTTATGCAGCTGTTGGTTTAGAGCCAAGAATTATGGGAGTTGGCCCAATCTACGCCATTCCAAAAGCGTTAAAACAAGCAGGGCTTTCTCTTCAAGATATTGGTTTAATTGAATTGAATGAAGCCTTTGCTTCTCAGTCAGTTGCAATTAAAAAAGAATTGGATTTAAACCCAGAAATTTTAAATGTAAATGGTGGAGCAATCGCTCTTGGTCACCCTCTAGGTTGTACAGGAACTAAATTGACCGTTCAGCTTCTTGACGAAATGAAATTAAGAGGTGTGAAATACGGAATGGTTTCTATGTGTGTAGGAACAGGACAAGGCGCAGCTTCTGTAATTGAACTATTGTAA
- a CDS encoding 3-hydroxyacyl-CoA dehydrogenase/enoyl-CoA hydratase family protein, with translation MKRRIKHVTVLGSGIMGSGIAAHFANIGVEVLLLDIVPFELTEAEQKKGLTKEDKAVRNRIATESLAKLVKASPALLYKKEFAERISVGNFDDDLQKIKNTDWIIEVVVERLDIKKSVYEKIEQFRKPGTLVSSNTSGIPINMLAEGRSDDFKKYFAGTHFFNPVRYLPLLEIIPTNDTDAEIVKFYMEYGAKFLGKTTVLAKDTPAFIANRIGVFSMMNLLHNVKSIGLNVTEVDKLTGPVIGRPKSATFRTADVVGLDTLVHVANGVHASGVEDEQFKGTFVLPDYINMMMENKWLGSKTEQGFYKKVKNEAGKSEIHGLNLDSYQYENQGKANFATLELTKNIDKPIDRFKVLIGGKDKAGELYRKSLGALFAYVSHKIPEISDELYKVDDAMKAGFGWENGPFEIWDAVGVQKGIELATEAGFTVSEWVKSVESFYKVNEEGQSIFFDKNSGNYNNIPGQEAFIILDNIRKNKTLWSNSGSAIQDLGDGIINFEIRSKMNSLGGEVLDGLNRAIDLAEKEYDGLVIGNQGANFSVGANLAMILMMAIEQDWDDLNMAIAYFQKSMMRVRYSSVPVVVAPHGLTLGGGCEMTMHADKVVAAAETYIGLVETGVGVIPGGGGTKEFALRTSKEFAADDVKNNRMREAFMNIAMGKVATSAHEAYDMGILQNHKDIVVVNKNRQIAEAKKVAKLMAEQGYTQPIQQKVKVLGQGALGMFYVGTDQMLTGNYISEHDKKIADKLAYVMVGGNLSEPTVVTEQYLLNLEREAFLQLCGERKTLERIQYMLQKGKPLRN, from the coding sequence ATGAAAAGACGAATTAAACACGTTACAGTTCTTGGTTCAGGAATTATGGGAAGCGGAATTGCTGCGCACTTTGCAAACATTGGCGTAGAAGTTCTCCTTCTTGATATCGTTCCGTTTGAATTAACAGAAGCTGAACAGAAAAAAGGTCTTACCAAAGAAGACAAAGCAGTACGAAACAGAATTGCTACAGAAAGTTTGGCTAAATTAGTAAAAGCCAGCCCTGCTCTACTTTATAAAAAAGAGTTTGCGGAAAGAATTTCTGTAGGAAATTTTGATGACGATTTGCAAAAAATCAAAAATACAGATTGGATTATCGAGGTGGTAGTAGAAAGATTAGACATTAAAAAATCTGTTTACGAAAAAATCGAACAATTCCGTAAACCTGGAACTTTGGTGTCTTCTAATACTTCTGGTATTCCAATTAATATGTTGGCAGAAGGAAGAAGTGATGATTTCAAAAAATATTTTGCAGGAACACACTTCTTTAATCCAGTAAGATATTTACCTCTTTTAGAAATTATTCCTACCAATGATACCGATGCTGAAATCGTGAAATTCTACATGGAATATGGCGCTAAATTCTTAGGAAAAACTACTGTTTTAGCAAAAGATACCCCAGCGTTCATCGCAAACAGAATTGGAGTTTTTTCTATGATGAATTTACTTCACAATGTAAAATCTATTGGTCTTAATGTAACTGAAGTAGATAAATTAACAGGTCCAGTAATTGGTAGACCAAAATCTGCAACTTTCAGAACTGCAGACGTGGTAGGTTTAGATACTTTGGTTCACGTAGCAAACGGAGTTCACGCTTCTGGTGTAGAAGATGAACAATTCAAAGGAACTTTTGTCCTTCCAGATTACATCAATATGATGATGGAAAACAAATGGTTAGGTTCTAAAACGGAACAAGGTTTCTACAAAAAAGTGAAAAATGAAGCAGGGAAATCAGAAATTCACGGTCTTAATTTAGATTCTTATCAATACGAAAATCAAGGAAAAGCAAATTTTGCAACGCTTGAACTCACTAAAAATATAGATAAACCAATTGACAGATTCAAAGTTTTAATTGGTGGAAAAGACAAAGCAGGAGAATTATACAGAAAATCTCTGGGAGCTCTCTTCGCTTATGTTTCTCACAAAATTCCTGAAATTTCTGACGAGCTTTACAAAGTAGACGATGCGATGAAAGCTGGTTTCGGTTGGGAAAATGGTCCTTTCGAAATTTGGGATGCTGTAGGTGTTCAAAAAGGAATTGAATTGGCTACAGAAGCTGGTTTCACTGTTTCAGAATGGGTAAAATCAGTAGAATCTTTCTACAAAGTAAATGAAGAAGGTCAAAGCATTTTCTTCGACAAAAATTCTGGAAATTACAATAATATTCCTGGTCAAGAAGCTTTCATTATTCTTGATAATATTAGAAAAAACAAAACATTGTGGAGCAATTCTGGTTCTGCAATCCAAGATTTAGGAGATGGAATCATCAATTTTGAAATTCGTTCAAAAATGAATTCTTTGGGTGGTGAAGTTCTAGATGGTTTAAACAGAGCTATCGACTTAGCAGAAAAAGAATACGACGGTTTAGTAATCGGAAATCAAGGTGCTAATTTCTCTGTTGGTGCAAATTTAGCGATGATTCTGATGATGGCAATTGAGCAAGATTGGGATGATCTGAACATGGCAATTGCTTACTTCCAAAAATCGATGATGAGAGTTCGCTATTCTTCTGTTCCTGTTGTGGTTGCGCCTCACGGATTAACTCTAGGTGGTGGTTGCGAAATGACCATGCATGCTGATAAAGTAGTTGCTGCTGCAGAAACTTACATTGGTCTAGTAGAAACTGGAGTTGGTGTAATTCCTGGAGGTGGCGGAACGAAAGAATTCGCTTTGAGAACTTCTAAAGAATTCGCAGCTGATGACGTGAAAAACAACAGAATGCGTGAAGCGTTCATGAATATTGCAATGGGTAAAGTAGCAACTTCTGCTCACGAAGCTTATGATATGGGTATTCTTCAAAATCATAAAGACATCGTGGTAGTAAACAAAAACCGTCAAATTGCTGAAGCTAAAAAAGTAGCTAAATTAATGGCAGAACAAGGTTATACTCAACCAATTCAACAAAAAGTAAAAGTTCTTGGTCAAGGTGCATTAGGTATGTTCTATGTAGGAACTGACCAAATGTTAACAGGAAATTACATTTCTGAACACGACAAGAAAATTGCAGATAAATTAGCATATGTAATGGTAGGTGGTAATCTTTCTGAACCAACAGTTGTTACAGAACAATATCTATTGAATCTTGAGAGAGAAGCTTTCTTACAATTATGTGGTGAAAGAAAAACACTTGAGAGAATTCAGTATATGTTACAAAAAGGTAAACCGCTAAGAAATTAA
- a CDS encoding DUF779 domain-containing protein — MVKRLDVTEKALEVIKTLKEKHGDLMFYQAGGCCEGTQPQCFEKGGFYVRTNDAMIGLVDGFEFWIDRDLFEYWKFSHFTLDVTDGFGPGGFSLETPLGKTFKIIYRLFTEEELRDLEPVKRME; from the coding sequence ATGGTAAAAAGATTAGACGTAACAGAAAAAGCGTTGGAAGTCATTAAAACGCTAAAAGAAAAACACGGTGATTTAATGTTTTACCAAGCTGGGGGTTGCTGCGAAGGAACCCAGCCTCAATGTTTTGAAAAAGGAGGTTTCTACGTAAGAACCAATGATGCCATGATTGGTTTGGTAGATGGTTTTGAATTTTGGATCGATAGAGATTTATTTGAATACTGGAAATTTTCTCATTTTACGCTAGATGTTACAGACGGTTTTGGACCAGGTGGTTTTTCTCTAGAGACACCGTTAGGAAAAACCTTTAAAATTATTTACAGACTTTTTACTGAAGAAGAATTAAGAGATTTAGAGCCTGTAAAAAGAATGGAATAA
- a CDS encoding aldehyde dehydrogenase family protein, translating to MSTQINRPVLKEKYDNYINGKWTAPSTGQYFEVLSPLDGKLMAKAAHSAKQDIEMAVDAASEAFKTWSETSATQRSIILNKIADRIEENLPYLAAVETVDNGKAIRETMAADLPLAVDHFRYFASVIRAEEGSISELDKDTVSIIVHEPIGVIAQIIPWNFPILMAVWKLAPALAAGNCVVLKPAESTPVSIMVLMELIEDLLPAGVINIVNGFGAELGRTLVTNPKVAKAAFTGSTATGRMVMQYATENIIPVTLELGGKSPNVFFPSVMDADDEFLDKTVEGAVLFALNQGEICTCPSRLLVHESIADKFLERVVERTKAIKTGNPLDPTVMMGAQASQIQKDKILSYIKLGKEEGAELLCGGEVNHLGGDLEGGYYIQPTIFKGHNKMRIFQEEIFGPVLAVTTFKSTEEAIEIANDTMYGLGAGVWTRDAHELYRVPRAIKAGRVWVNQYHAYPAGAPFGGYKQSGIGRENHKMMLDHYRQSKNMLISYNKNKLGFF from the coding sequence ATGTCAACACAAATCAATCGTCCGGTTTTAAAAGAAAAATACGACAATTACATTAATGGAAAATGGACTGCTCCTTCTACAGGACAGTATTTCGAAGTGCTTTCACCACTTGATGGTAAATTAATGGCTAAAGCAGCGCATTCTGCGAAACAAGACATAGAAATGGCTGTAGATGCTGCTTCTGAAGCTTTCAAGACATGGAGCGAAACTTCTGCTACTCAAAGAAGTATTATTTTGAATAAAATTGCAGATAGAATTGAAGAAAACTTGCCATATTTAGCAGCAGTAGAAACAGTAGATAATGGTAAAGCCATTAGAGAAACGATGGCTGCAGATTTACCTTTGGCCGTAGACCATTTCAGATATTTTGCAAGTGTTATTAGAGCAGAAGAAGGTTCTATTTCTGAATTAGACAAGGATACCGTTTCTATCATTGTACACGAACCCATTGGTGTAATTGCACAAATTATTCCTTGGAACTTCCCTATTCTAATGGCAGTTTGGAAACTGGCTCCTGCTCTTGCTGCTGGAAACTGTGTAGTGCTTAAGCCAGCAGAAAGCACCCCTGTTTCTATTATGGTTTTAATGGAATTAATTGAAGATTTACTTCCTGCAGGTGTTATAAACATTGTCAATGGTTTCGGCGCTGAGTTAGGAAGAACTTTAGTGACCAATCCAAAAGTGGCAAAAGCAGCGTTTACAGGTTCTACAGCTACGGGTAGAATGGTAATGCAATACGCTACAGAAAATATTATTCCAGTGACTTTAGAATTAGGAGGTAAATCACCAAATGTATTTTTCCCTTCTGTGATGGATGCAGATGATGAATTTTTAGACAAAACGGTTGAAGGAGCGGTATTATTTGCTTTAAATCAAGGTGAAATCTGTACTTGTCCTTCTAGATTATTGGTTCATGAATCTATTGCTGATAAATTCTTAGAAAGAGTGGTAGAAAGAACAAAAGCCATCAAAACAGGAAATCCTCTTGACCCAACCGTAATGATGGGAGCTCAAGCTTCACAAATTCAGAAAGATAAAATCCTTTCTTACATCAAATTAGGCAAAGAAGAAGGTGCAGAATTGCTTTGCGGTGGAGAAGTAAATCATTTGGGTGGAGATTTAGAAGGTGGATATTACATTCAGCCAACCATTTTCAAAGGGCACAACAAGATGAGAATCTTCCAAGAAGAGATTTTCGGGCCAGTTTTAGCAGTAACTACTTTTAAATCTACAGAAGAAGCGATAGAAATTGCGAATGATACCATGTATGGTTTAGGAGCAGGAGTTTGGACCAGAGATGCACATGAATTATACAGAGTGCCAAGAGCGATAAAAGCTGGTAGAGTTTGGGTGAACCAATATCACGCATATCCAGCTGGTGCACCTTTTGGTGGTTACAAACAATCTGGTATTGGTAGAGAAAATCACAAAATGATGCTTGATCATTACAGACAATCAAAAAATATGTTGATTTCCTATAACAAAAATAAACTAGGATTTTTCTAG
- a CDS encoding AraC family transcriptional regulator — MIQEDKHLLYTPELTGHEHLQNTIENKTTFTLNNCEFSLYETHKKTEDVKLKFNDLTFTAMLRGKKHMKLENKSEYFDYFPGETVLVSPGETMVIDFPEADETPSQCIALSFSPDFVEESLHYLNTKLMKVDESTCWRISSEEFYLFNSLPLASATNNLMRIAMEDNMNKDIMADLALKELLVRLMQTQAGKLIENDYKTLKTSNRLAFIIDYIKNNLHQKLSIEHLAKLAFVSKSNFFKLFKYELGTSPNEYILQQRIKRAKELLKENQSIKEVAFATGFSDTNHLIKTFKTFEGITPKNYQRNLFSEYKIVS; from the coding sequence ATGATACAAGAAGACAAACATTTGCTCTACACGCCTGAATTAACGGGGCATGAGCATTTACAGAACACCATAGAAAACAAAACTACTTTTACCTTAAATAATTGTGAATTTTCTCTGTATGAAACGCACAAGAAGACAGAAGATGTTAAACTAAAGTTTAATGATTTGACTTTTACAGCGATGTTACGAGGGAAAAAGCACATGAAATTGGAAAATAAATCTGAGTATTTTGATTATTTTCCTGGTGAAACGGTTTTAGTTTCTCCAGGCGAAACGATGGTCATCGATTTTCCAGAGGCAGACGAAACTCCTTCGCAGTGTATTGCATTAAGTTTCAGTCCAGATTTTGTTGAAGAATCTTTACATTATCTCAATACCAAATTGATGAAAGTAGACGAAAGCACTTGCTGGAGAATTTCTAGTGAAGAATTTTATCTGTTCAACAGTTTACCGCTGGCTTCTGCAACTAATAATCTCATGAGAATTGCCATGGAAGATAATATGAATAAGGATATTATGGCAGATTTGGCGCTGAAAGAATTGTTGGTAAGACTCATGCAAACTCAAGCAGGAAAACTAATTGAAAACGATTACAAAACACTGAAAACATCAAACAGATTGGCTTTTATCATAGACTATATCAAAAACAATCTTCATCAAAAATTAAGTATCGAACATTTGGCAAAATTGGCTTTCGTAAGTAAATCTAATTTCTTTAAACTCTTTAAATATGAACTCGGAACATCACCAAATGAATATATTCTTCAGCAAAGAATAAAACGTGCCAAAGAACTCCTCAAAGAAAACCAAAGCATCAAAGAAGTAGCTTTTGCGACTGGTTTTTCTGACACCAATCACCTCATCAAAACCTTTAAAACTTTTGAAGGTATTACTCCGAAAAATTATCAACGAAATTTATTTTCAGAATATAAAATCGTTTCTTAA
- a CDS encoding ABC transporter ATP-binding protein gives MFLQIKNTTIGYQKPLISVVNASLDYGDVCLLIGNNGVGKTTLIKSILHQISTLNGEILIHQKNIEKLTDKEIAEQIAVVFAKSQIPANYTTEDLISLGKFIHLPFYYQLENEDLEHVNSIIFQLKLEEYRNIQLQKLSDGNLQKAFIGRALAQNSPMIILDEPTTHLDEENKIIILKLLRDLAKNHNKIILFSSHDWRLAKEFADKIWFINDQNLQEGLAEDILLKNDLLTNPRLFTINEDFVSPEITAPFLEKEMLYSALQKNFKRDLSGFKIEFQGAFWEIFHQNNRFSCQSIDEILLSIRNCL, from the coding sequence ATGTTTTTACAAATAAAAAATACAACAATCGGTTACCAAAAACCTCTTATTTCCGTGGTTAATGCATCATTGGATTACGGTGATGTATGTTTGCTAATTGGTAATAATGGTGTTGGCAAAACCACACTGATTAAAAGTATTCTTCATCAGATTTCTACTTTGAATGGTGAGATTTTGATACATCAAAAAAATATTGAGAAACTTACTGATAAAGAAATTGCTGAACAAATAGCAGTGGTTTTTGCAAAATCTCAAATTCCTGCGAACTACACCACAGAAGATTTAATTTCCCTTGGAAAATTCATTCATTTGCCTTTTTATTATCAGTTAGAAAATGAAGATTTAGAACATGTTAACAGCATTATTTTTCAGCTAAAACTAGAAGAATATAGAAATATTCAGTTACAGAAATTGTCAGACGGTAATCTTCAGAAGGCCTTTATTGGAAGAGCTTTAGCTCAGAATTCCCCGATGATTATCTTAGATGAACCTACAACTCATTTAGATGAAGAGAATAAAATTATCATCTTAAAACTGCTGAGAGACTTAGCGAAAAATCACAATAAGATTATTCTATTTTCTTCTCATGATTGGCGATTGGCTAAAGAATTTGCTGATAAAATTTGGTTTATTAATGACCAAAATCTTCAAGAAGGTTTGGCAGAAGACATTCTCTTGAAGAATGATTTATTGACCAATCCTCGACTTTTTACCATCAATGAAGATTTTGTTTCTCCTGAAATTACTGCACCTTTTTTAGAAAAAGAAATGTTGTATTCTGCTTTGCAAAAAAACTTTAAAAGAGACCTTTCTGGTTTTAAAATAGAATTTCAGGGTGCATTTTGGGAGATTTTTCACCAAAATAATAGGTTTTCTTGTCAATCTATTGACGAAATACTGTTATCAATTAGAAATTGCTTATAA